In one Brassica oleracea var. oleracea cultivar TO1000 chromosome C9, BOL, whole genome shotgun sequence genomic region, the following are encoded:
- the LOC106319121 gene encoding purple acid phosphatase 5, producing MGFRLALVCSAIVLLSISGLSHAGVTSSYTRVAEPSEEMPLETFPPPAGLNAPEQVHITQGDHNGRGMIISWVTPINDDGSNFVKYWITDSDESTKESAEASTSSYTYYDYTSGFLHHATIKGLKYDTKYFYELGTGRSSRRFSFTTPPKAGPDVPYTFGVIGDLGQTYASNQTLYHYMSNPKGQAVLFVGDLSYADDHPNHDQRKWDSYGRFVEPSAAYQPWIWAAGNHEIDFAPSIGETQAFKPYKNRYHVPYRASKSTSPLWYSIKRASAYIIVLSSYSAFDKYTPQNSWLESELKKVNREETPWLIVLVHSPWYNSNGYHYMEGESMRVTFEPWFVENKVDIVFAGHVHAYERSERVSNIKYNITDGLSSPVKDPSAPIYITIGDGGNIEGIANEYTYPQPSYSAYREASFGHALLEIKNRTHALYTWHRNQDDEPVIADSLWVKNRHFLPEEEETLSGDSSA from the exons ATGGGATTTCGTTTAGCTCTCGTTTGCTCAGCCATCGTGTTGCTAAGCATCTCCGGCTTAAGCCATGCCGGAGTCACCAGTAGCTACACCAGAGTAGCTGAACCTTCTGAAGAGATGCCACTTGAAACCTTCCCTCCTCCTGCCGGCTTAAACGCTCCAGAACAA GTTCATATAACGCAGGGAGATCACAACGGTCGAGGTATGATAATCTCGTGGGTGACGCCGATAAACGATGATGGTTCTAACTTCGTTAAATACTGGATCACGGATAGTGATGAGAGTACAAAGGAGAGCGCTGAAGCATCAACGTCGTCCTACACATACTACGACTACACCTCTGGGTTTCTTCATCACGCCACTATTAAAGGGCTTAAG TATGATACTAAGTATTTCTACGAGCTCGGAACCGGTCGTTCCAGTAGACGTTTCTCCTTCACAACTCCTCCAAAAGCCGGTCCAGATGTTCCCTATACATTTGGCGTCATTG GTGATCTAGGGCAAACCTATGCCTCTAACCAGACATTGTATCACTATATGTCGAACCCTAAAGGCCAAGCGGTGCTTTTTGTCGGAGACTTGTCGTACGCAGATGACCACCCGAACCACGACCAAAGAAAATGGGATTCTTATGGCCGATTCGTGGAACCAAGTGCTGCGTATCAGCCTTGGATATGGGCTGCAGGGAACCACGAAATAGATTTTGCACCATCAATA GGCGAGACTCAGGCTTTCAAGCCGTACAAAAACCGTTACCACGTTCCCTATAGAGCCTCGAAGAGTACTTCTCCACTTTGGTACTCAATAAAACGAGCCTCAGCTTACATCATCGTACTCTCCTCGTACTCAGCTTTTG ACAAGTATACACCACAAAACTCGTGGCTCGAGAGTGAGCTCAAGAAAGTAAACAGAGAAGAAACTCCGTGGTTGATTGTTCTTGTTCACTCGCCGTGGTACAACAGCAACGGTTATCACTATATGGAAGGTGAAAGCATGAGAGTCACGTTCGAGCCATGGTTCGTCGAAAACAAGGTTGATATTGTCTTTGCCGGTCATGTTCATGCGTACGAGCGATCAGAGCGTGTCTCCAATATCAAGTACAATATCACTGATGGTTTGAGTTCTCCGGTTAAAGATCCATCTGCTCCGATTTATATCACCATTGGGGATGGAGGCAACATAGAAGGAATCGCTAACGA ATACACGTACCCGCAACCGAGTTACTCAGCTTATAGGGAAGCTAGTTTCGGACACGCTCTCCTAGAGATTAAGAACAGGACACACGCCCTTTACACTTGGCATAGGAACCAAGATGACGAGCCAGTTATAGCCGACTCTCTGTGGGTGAAGAATAGACATTTCTTGCCGGAGGAGGAGGAGACACTTTCCGGCGACTCGAGTGCCTGA
- the LOC106318238 gene encoding transmembrane and coiled-coil domain-containing protein 4 isoform X1, producing the protein MVEASSNLTPSQRYAASALFAIALNQAQISQTKPLVTDHGGDNGDSEHGLTSGGDSISQDEDLWVHEVSGLLRPVFRCLQIDSSAWHGIEEIAASSPAKPHIGALIKLLSDNDGSGDMVEKETALAKAAEAMVQGIQQGSVSLEAKKEKHLEYENECREKYSLPEAQSGAADKETESHREDIAKDSGHNPDVVEDGNPVEEAALLSHERKISVLYELLSACLADKHEDKEECTRSRKGYDARHHVALRLLATWLDIQWIQMEGVETMAACSAMALQKSGDKGEEESLSPESEWDKWKRGGIVGAAALTGGTLMAITGGLAAPAIAAGFGALAPTLGTLVPVIGASGFAAAASAAGTVTGSVAVAASFGAAGAGLAGTKMARRTGEIEEFEFIAIGENHNQGRLAVEILVAGFVFKEEDFVKPWEGLTSNLERYTVIWESKNIIAVSTAIQDWLTSRVAMELMRQGAMYTVLSSLLAAMAWPATILVAADFIDSKWSIAIDRSDKAGRLLAEALRKGLQGNRPVTLVGFSLGARVVFKCLQALTETEKNAEIVERVVLLGAPISINNENWRDVRKMVAGRFINVYATNDWTLGVAFRASLLAQGLAGIQPVCIPGIEDVDVTDMVEGHSSYLWKTQQILERLELDNSYPVFRNTL; encoded by the exons ATGGTGGAAGCTTCGTCGAATTTAACGCCGTCGCAGAGATACGCGGCAAGCGCATTGTTCGCGATCGCACTCAACCAAGCGCAGATCAGCCAGACAAAGCCACTCGTCACTGATCACGGCGGAGATAACGGAGATTCTGAGCATGGCTTAACCAGCGGCGGTGATTCAATCTCCCAGGACGAGGATCTATGGGTCCACGAAGTTTCTGGCTTGCTCCGACCCGTTTTCAG ATGTCTTCAGATTGATTCCTCAGCTTGGCATGGCATCGAGGAGATTGCTGCTTCTTCTCCGGCTAAGCCTCACATCGGTGCG CTCATCAAGTTACTCTCGGATAATGACGGTTCTGGTGATATGGTGGAGAAAGAGACCGCTTTAGCTAAAGCTGCTGAAGCTATGGTTCAAGGTATTCAGCAAGGTTCTGTATCTTTGGAAGCTAAGAAGGAGAAACATTTGGAATACGAAAACGAATGCCGTGAGAAGTATTCCCTTCCCGAGGCTCAGTCTGGTGCTGCAGATAAGGAAACAGAGAGTCACAGGGAGGATATAGCTAAAGATAGTGGCCACAATCCTGACGTTGTTGAAGATGGGAACCCTGTTGAGGAAGCAGCATTGCTTAGCCATGAGAGGAAGATAAGCGTTCTTTACGAGCTACTCTCTGCTTGCTTGGCAGATAAACATGAGGATAAGGAAGAATGTACACGGAGTAGGAAAGGCTATGATGCGCGTCACCATGTTGCTCTGCGCTTACTTGCAACTTGGCTTGATATTCAGTGGATCCAAATG GAAGGAGTTGAGACAATGGCTGCATGTTCTGCCATGGCATTGCAGAAGTCAGGCGATAAGGGAGAAGAAGAGTCTTTGTCTCCAGAGAGTGAATGGGATAAATGGAAGCGTGGAGGCATTGTTGGAGCGGCTGCGTTAACAGGGGGTACTCTGATGGCTATCACTGGTG GATTGGCCGCTCCAGCAATAGCTGCAGGGTTTGGTGCATTAGCACCAACACTAGGCACTCTGGTTCCTGTAATTGGAGCCAGTGGGTTTGCTGCAGCTGCTAGTGCTGCTGGAACTGTTACTGGTTCTGTTGCTGTTGCAGCATCCTTTGGAG CTGCTGGAGCTGGGCTCGCTGGGACTAAGATGGCGAGGCGAACTGGGGAAATTGAAGAGTTTGAGTTTATAGCTATTGGAGAAAATCATAATCAAGGA CGATTAGCAGTGGAGATCTTAGTTGCTGGCTTTGTGTTTAAGGAAGAAGACTTTGTAAAGCCCTGGGAAGGTTTAACTAGCAACTTGGAAAG GTACACAGTGATATGGGAATCCAAGAATATTATTGCAGTGAGCACTGCAATTCAGGATTGGCTTACTTCAA GAGTTGCTATGGAGTTGATGAGACAAGGTGCAATGTATACAGTACTAAGCTCGCTTCTAGCAGCAATGGCATGGCCGGCAACAATCTTAGTAGCTGCTGATTTCATAGATAGTAAATGGAGTATCGCCATTGACAG GTCAGACAAAGCAGGAAGACTTCTTGCTGAAGCGCTTCGAAAAGGGTTACAAGGAAATAG ACCAGTGACTCTCGTGGGTTTCTCGCTTGGTGCGCGTGTCGTCTTCAAGTGCCTCCAGGCTCTGACCGAGACAGAGAAAAACG CTGAGATTGTGGAAAGAGTTGTTCTTCTTGGAGCCCCAATATCAATCAATAACGAGAACTGGCGAGACGTAAGAAAG ATGGTGGCCGGAAGATTCATCAACGTTTACGCCACAAATGATTGGACACTCGGGGTTGCTTTCCGTGCAAG TCTCCTGGCTCAAGGATTAGCTGGAATCCAGCCGGTCTGTATCCCAGGGATCGAGGAT GTGGATGTAACTGATATGGTGGAAGGTCACTCCTCTTACTTATGGAAAACTCAGCAAATCCTTGAAAGACTCGAACTCGACAACTCTTACCCTGTTTTTCGAAACACTCTCTAA
- the LOC106318238 gene encoding transmembrane and coiled-coil domain-containing protein 4 isoform X2 — protein sequence MGPRSFWLAPTRFQIDSSAWHGIEEIAASSPAKPHIGALIKLLSDNDGSGDMVEKETALAKAAEAMVQGIQQGSVSLEAKKEKHLEYENECREKYSLPEAQSGAADKETESHREDIAKDSGHNPDVVEDGNPVEEAALLSHERKISVLYELLSACLADKHEDKEECTRSRKGYDARHHVALRLLATWLDIQWIQMEGVETMAACSAMALQKSGDKGEEESLSPESEWDKWKRGGIVGAAALTGGTLMAITGGLAAPAIAAGFGALAPTLGTLVPVIGASGFAAAASAAGTVTGSVAVAASFGAAGAGLAGTKMARRTGEIEEFEFIAIGENHNQGRLAVEILVAGFVFKEEDFVKPWEGLTSNLERYTVIWESKNIIAVSTAIQDWLTSRVAMELMRQGAMYTVLSSLLAAMAWPATILVAADFIDSKWSIAIDRSDKAGRLLAEALRKGLQGNRPVTLVGFSLGARVVFKCLQALTETEKNAEIVERVVLLGAPISINNENWRDVRKMVAGRFINVYATNDWTLGVAFRASLLAQGLAGIQPVCIPGIEDVDVTDMVEGHSSYLWKTQQILERLELDNSYPVFRNTL from the exons ATGGGTCCACGAAGTTTCTGGCTTGCTCCGACCCGTTTTCAG ATTGATTCCTCAGCTTGGCATGGCATCGAGGAGATTGCTGCTTCTTCTCCGGCTAAGCCTCACATCGGTGCG CTCATCAAGTTACTCTCGGATAATGACGGTTCTGGTGATATGGTGGAGAAAGAGACCGCTTTAGCTAAAGCTGCTGAAGCTATGGTTCAAGGTATTCAGCAAGGTTCTGTATCTTTGGAAGCTAAGAAGGAGAAACATTTGGAATACGAAAACGAATGCCGTGAGAAGTATTCCCTTCCCGAGGCTCAGTCTGGTGCTGCAGATAAGGAAACAGAGAGTCACAGGGAGGATATAGCTAAAGATAGTGGCCACAATCCTGACGTTGTTGAAGATGGGAACCCTGTTGAGGAAGCAGCATTGCTTAGCCATGAGAGGAAGATAAGCGTTCTTTACGAGCTACTCTCTGCTTGCTTGGCAGATAAACATGAGGATAAGGAAGAATGTACACGGAGTAGGAAAGGCTATGATGCGCGTCACCATGTTGCTCTGCGCTTACTTGCAACTTGGCTTGATATTCAGTGGATCCAAATG GAAGGAGTTGAGACAATGGCTGCATGTTCTGCCATGGCATTGCAGAAGTCAGGCGATAAGGGAGAAGAAGAGTCTTTGTCTCCAGAGAGTGAATGGGATAAATGGAAGCGTGGAGGCATTGTTGGAGCGGCTGCGTTAACAGGGGGTACTCTGATGGCTATCACTGGTG GATTGGCCGCTCCAGCAATAGCTGCAGGGTTTGGTGCATTAGCACCAACACTAGGCACTCTGGTTCCTGTAATTGGAGCCAGTGGGTTTGCTGCAGCTGCTAGTGCTGCTGGAACTGTTACTGGTTCTGTTGCTGTTGCAGCATCCTTTGGAG CTGCTGGAGCTGGGCTCGCTGGGACTAAGATGGCGAGGCGAACTGGGGAAATTGAAGAGTTTGAGTTTATAGCTATTGGAGAAAATCATAATCAAGGA CGATTAGCAGTGGAGATCTTAGTTGCTGGCTTTGTGTTTAAGGAAGAAGACTTTGTAAAGCCCTGGGAAGGTTTAACTAGCAACTTGGAAAG GTACACAGTGATATGGGAATCCAAGAATATTATTGCAGTGAGCACTGCAATTCAGGATTGGCTTACTTCAA GAGTTGCTATGGAGTTGATGAGACAAGGTGCAATGTATACAGTACTAAGCTCGCTTCTAGCAGCAATGGCATGGCCGGCAACAATCTTAGTAGCTGCTGATTTCATAGATAGTAAATGGAGTATCGCCATTGACAG GTCAGACAAAGCAGGAAGACTTCTTGCTGAAGCGCTTCGAAAAGGGTTACAAGGAAATAG ACCAGTGACTCTCGTGGGTTTCTCGCTTGGTGCGCGTGTCGTCTTCAAGTGCCTCCAGGCTCTGACCGAGACAGAGAAAAACG CTGAGATTGTGGAAAGAGTTGTTCTTCTTGGAGCCCCAATATCAATCAATAACGAGAACTGGCGAGACGTAAGAAAG ATGGTGGCCGGAAGATTCATCAACGTTTACGCCACAAATGATTGGACACTCGGGGTTGCTTTCCGTGCAAG TCTCCTGGCTCAAGGATTAGCTGGAATCCAGCCGGTCTGTATCCCAGGGATCGAGGAT GTGGATGTAACTGATATGGTGGAAGGTCACTCCTCTTACTTATGGAAAACTCAGCAAATCCTTGAAAGACTCGAACTCGACAACTCTTACCCTGTTTTTCGAAACACTCTCTAA